A single window of Lutzomyia longipalpis isolate SR_M1_2022 chromosome 1, ASM2433408v1 DNA harbors:
- the LOC129787694 gene encoding NFX1-type zinc finger-containing protein 1-like codes for MSDSDNWFDKDIEEFKAPVRKIEAKDPTRDSQEDLEGSGGSSSVPFVPPGEDYGGSYNVPMPTKTPQTNAKQSKKSKKKEEGATEASAVLPIPPKKLQGIVEMDSVDIFVEIMSKLENFTVNAFEMDKSFNTTIILIRILAKIHEIPLNYNVEHIMNQIMKPNDALLRDIHSYVVYAADLEEKNLPNLLSNAHHVWNDLEIICMYGVKYRGGENLWENLARMIFNVLKEKSQSSLLDRSIVFGKILEDMASNYFYPEAICGSLREVNELEDLPKVKRGKKADTQKYLEYHFLHLKSIFMQQLHNGVKSLRLCGDELKSGAVLRDVGGTNVFPCVRIRKSFFQFMAFKDKYFLLDLAPHMRNDEHAIPDDVRKDVTSREFLLQPGSLIFLSTSSAFENMIVAEIPYLPDEIQKEGFLIIDILQMENIEECILNRDLILVTIPILFEPIYQNLKALKRFSTKTLPMGEYFVNYEKSPRLPDGIYKQKNFEALGMNEKQFEAFTLALTQKLSLIQGPPGTGKTSVALNIVQHLLPNTSLRILVVTYRNLALDKFLLECSAFTEKIVRLGHQFADPAVKKFSPDKSLLDQRYRHIKWKSYSEYREIMEKFVDEMKCLDVGDSKETILESFNNLRKATMRLNQLSTLDMYHSCRDARIIGMTTSGAARNHELLELLRPQIVIMEEAAEVPESHIITTLTEFTEKLILIGDHKQLFHNFDANLYSSNYTESLFGRLIGIGVQNVCLNVQYRMHPDIADLIRPTIYKGLKDGENVKQYKAIKGVVRNLFCISHKNLESLAEERYAMLKKEFPMGRNASTSKENFYEMLFTVGLANYLRQQGYQSHEVVILTTYSGQQAATASILMQFPWLKEVEVHTVDSFQGQECRIVILSLVRSNQDGNIGFLINEQRLCVLLTRAKEGLYIVGNMDLLVKKSDIWGHIERKLKEKQAIGPGLPIKCEKHSCEMIATGMEDFLKFSRDGCPVGEKLPKLTKNPCLDNL; via the exons ATGAGTGATTCTGATAATTGGTTTGATAAGGATATTGAGGAATTTAAGGCACCAGTAAGGAAAATCGAAGCAAAAGATCCTACAAGAGACTCCCAGGAAGATTTGGAAGGATCAGGAGGAAGTTCAAGCGTACCTTTTGTACCTCCAGGAGAAG ATTACGGAGGAAGCTACAACGTACCTATGCCGACAAAGACACCACAAACTAATGCAAAGCAAAGcaagaaatcaaagaaaaaggaagaaggaGCAACTGAAGCTTCTGCAGTCTTACCAATTCCTCCGAAAAAATTGCAAGGGATCGTAGAAATGGATTCTGTGGATATTTTTGTCGAAATTATGAGCAAATTAGAGAATTTCACCGTAAATGCATTTGAAATGGACAAGTCATTCAACACTACaataattttgataagaattcttgcaaaaattcatgaaattcctCTAAATTACAACGTTGAACACATAATGAATCAAATAATGAAACCCAATGATGCTCTTCTGCGGGATATCCATTCATACGTGGTATATGCCGCTGATCTGGAggagaaaaatctcccaaattTACTCTCAAATGCCCATCATGTTTGGAATGATTTAGAAATCATTTGTATGTATGGCGTAAAATATCGCGGAGGggagaatttgtgggaaaatcttGCAAGAATGATTTTCAACGTCCTCAAAGAGAAGAGTCAAAGTTCACTTTTGGACAGGAGTATTGTCTTTGGGAAGATTCTCGAAGACATGGCGAGTAATTACTTTTACCCCGAAGCCATTTGTGGGAGTTTGAGGGAGGTAAATGAGCTGGAAGACTTGCCAAAAGTTAAGCGTGGCAAAAAGGCGGATACGCAGAAATACCTGGAATACCATTTTTTGCATCTAAAAAGTATCTTTATGCAGCAGCTCCACAATGGGGTAAAGAGTCTTCGTCTTTGTGGTGATGAATTGAAGAGTGGGGCTGTTTTGAGGGATGTCGGTGGTACAAATGTCTTTCCTTGCGTTCGAATTCGCAAGAGTTTCTTCCAATTTATGGCCTTCAAGGATAAATACTTTTTGCTTGATTTGGCGCCTCACATGAGGAATGATGAACATGCAATACCCGATGATGTGAGAAAGGATGTAACAAGCCGAGAGTTTCTCCTGCAACCTGGATCTCTTATCTTCCTTTCCACATCTTCAGCCtttgag AATATGATTGTGGCAGAAATTCCCTACCTTCCGGATGAGATACAGAAAGAAGGATTCCTAATTATTGATATTCtccaaatggaaaatattgagGAATGCATTTTGAATAGAGATCTCATTCTTGTGACAATTCCCATTTTATTTGAACCAATCTATCAAAATCTCAAAGCTCTCAAGAGATTTTCAACTAAAACCCTCCCAATGGGGGAATACTTTGTTAATTACGAAAAATCACCCCGTCTTCCCGATGGAATTTATAAACAGAAAAACTTTGAGGCATTGGGAATGAATGAGAAGCAATTTGAGGCATTCACGTTAGCGCTCACGCAAAAATTGAGCCTTATTCAGGGTCCCCCTGGTACGGGGAAGACATCAGTTGCCCTCAATATTGTTCAACATCTCCTCCCAAACACTTCCTTGAGGATTCTCGTTGTAACCTACAGGAATTTAGCATTGGAcaaatttcttcttgaatGTTCGGCATTTACTGAAAAAATCGTGAGACTGGGTCATCAATTTGCCGATCCGGcagttaagaaattttctccagATAAAAGTCTCCTTGATCAACGATATCGGCATATAAAATGGAAATCCTACAGTGAATACAGAGAAATAATGGAAAAGTTTGTGGATGAAATGAAATGCCTCGATGTGGGTGATTCAAAGGAAACAATTTTAGAGAGTTTCAACAACTTGCGAAAAGCAACAATGAGATTGAATCAACTTTCAACACTCGATATGTACCACAGTTGTCGTGATGCGAGGATTATTGGAATGACAACGAGTGGTGCTGCAAGAAATCATGAATTACTGGAACTTCTTCGGCCACAAATTG TGATCATGGAGGAAGCTGCTGAAGTACCAGAATCCCACATAATTACAACACTAACTGAATTTACAGAGAAACTTATCCTTATTGGTGATCATAAACAActatttcataattttgatGCAAATCTCTATAGTAGTAACTACACAGAATCACTTTTTGGCAGATTAATTGGAATTGGTGTGCAAAATGTCTGCCTCAACGTTCAGTACCGCATGCATCCTGAT ATTGCTGATTTAATCCGTCCAACAATATACAAAGGCCTCAAAGATGGTGAAAATGTAAAGCAGTACAAAGCAATTAAGGGTGTTGTGAGAAATCTCTTTTGTATTTCGCACAAGAACCTCGAGAGTCTTGCAGAGGAACGTTATGCCAtgttaaaaaaggaatttcccaTGGGAAGAAACGCTTCgacgtcaaaagaaaatttctatgaaATGCTCTTCACTGTGGGCTTGGCAAATTACCTCCGGCAGCAGGGCTATCAATCCCATGAAGTTGTCATACTTACAACGTATTCTGGCCAACAGGCTGCTACTGCATCCATTCTCATGCAATTCCCATGGCTGAAAGAGGTTGAGGTGCACACAGTTGATAGTTTTCAGGGTCAGGAGTGTCGGATTGTGATTCTTTCCCTCGTAAGGAGTAATCAAGATGGAAATATTGGATTTCTCATTAATGAGCAGCGTCTTTGTGTTCTCCTAACACGTGCCAAAGAAG gaCTCTATATTGTTGGCAATATGGATCTCTTGGTAAAGAAGAGCGACATTTGGGGGCATATTGAGAGGAAACTTAAGGAAAAACAAGCAATTGGACCGGGTCTGccaattaaatgtgaaaaacatTCATGCGAAATGATTGCAACCGGAATGGAggattttctgaaattttcccGAGATGGATGTCCTGTCGGAGAGAAGTTGCCTAAACTTACAAAAAATCCCTGCCTTgacaatttgtaa
- the LOC129787697 gene encoding uncharacterized protein LOC129787697 isoform X2, translated as MCDPDEDYLGQEIGIKCEPFEIQEVSQITIKSEFLDEKDQEMSKESSSSSVPEFPEHSWDNQEDNEYSKEHSPVSVCKNHIHHVLLHYKITKKTPSQAYQNICSIYGKNSISLRQCYRWYKKLTIKDQRCPCCSAQTKKPTGRPSKFDTEQIREFSRKNPDMPLQDMSLRLGIPKSTLFWHISKRKIKEETEHS; from the exons atgtgTGATCCCGATGAAGATTATCTTGGCCAGGAAATAGGAATAAAATGTGAACcatttgaaattcaagaaGTTTCTCAAATTACgataaaaagtgaatttctgGACGAGAAAGATCAAGAAATGTCAAAGGAATCCTCCAGCTCATCAGTTCCTGAGTTTCCTGAACATTCCTGGGATAACCAGGAGGATAACGAGTACAGCAAAG AACACTCACCTGTATCTGTGTGCAAAAATCACATCCATCACGTACTTTTGCACTACAAAATCACAAAGAAGACTCCATCGCAGGCATACCAGAACATCTGCAGTATTTACGGAAAGAATTCAATATCATTGCGCCAATGCTACAGGTGGTATAAGAAACTCACAATAAAGGATCAGCGTTGTCCTTGTTGTAGCGCGCAAACGAAGAAACCAACTGGGAGACCATCAAAATTTGATACAGAAcaaattagagaattttccaggaaaaatcCGGATATGCCGCTGCAGGACATGTCCCTACGATTGGGTATACCCAAATCAACACTATTTTG GCACATCAGCAAGAGGAAAATAAAGGAAGAGACGGAGCACTCTTAA
- the LOC129787697 gene encoding uncharacterized protein LOC129787697 isoform X1, whose product MCDPDEDYLGQEIGIKCEPFEIQEVSQITIKSEFLDEKDQEMSKESSSSSVPEFPEHSWDNQEDNEYSKEHSPVSVCKNHIHHVLLHYKITKKTPSQAYQNICSIYGKNSISLRQCYRWYKKLTIKDQRCPCCSAQTKKPTGRPSKFDTEQIREFSRKNPDMPLQDMSLRLGIPKSTLFWYLFDKKKQNVKNYGKSKELFFSKNPSRHISKRKIKEETEHS is encoded by the exons atgtgTGATCCCGATGAAGATTATCTTGGCCAGGAAATAGGAATAAAATGTGAACcatttgaaattcaagaaGTTTCTCAAATTACgataaaaagtgaatttctgGACGAGAAAGATCAAGAAATGTCAAAGGAATCCTCCAGCTCATCAGTTCCTGAGTTTCCTGAACATTCCTGGGATAACCAGGAGGATAACGAGTACAGCAAAG AACACTCACCTGTATCTGTGTGCAAAAATCACATCCATCACGTACTTTTGCACTACAAAATCACAAAGAAGACTCCATCGCAGGCATACCAGAACATCTGCAGTATTTACGGAAAGAATTCAATATCATTGCGCCAATGCTACAGGTGGTATAAGAAACTCACAATAAAGGATCAGCGTTGTCCTTGTTGTAGCGCGCAAACGAAGAAACCAACTGGGAGACCATCAAAATTTGATACAGAAcaaattagagaattttccaggaaaaatcCGGATATGCCGCTGCAGGACATGTCCCTACGATTGGGTATACCCAAATCAACACTATTTTGGTATTTattcgataaaaaaaaacaaaatgttaagaattatggaaaatctaaagaattatttttctctaaaaatccTTCCAGGCACATCAGCAAGAGGAAAATAAAGGAAGAGACGGAGCACTCTTAA
- the LOC129787692 gene encoding uncharacterized protein LOC129787692: MDEGAGSSKSGGYGSPRGKRTQRSPPSPPMNPSGGAIRKARQESPSPEKSMAVPGSPQEGIKRRNKPPPIELGLLSTWRDRNKEPDRSDSPISPASPKVPISPRSPKVTEPSADFEKELEELKKAPHMSDEKLLSFLMMDSVQASLEIFAKIEPFIRTVHYEENTHGTVVILINILGKLHETPIKFLLEDLMRPILAENTKFHHGLTEYINYAIYLQMNNEVNSIPYADGVWSSLERICKYAKKIEGLTGTNNCWASLTGHICRILHGNKHEAFVEKYLIFSGLYEELRHNYFYSGKIYATLHDLQNPKLHIPQITNGSFRNVHDYLDFQVNYLKDYFLSRVGEGIAQYNALDKEQKKKAVFRDFYGINIYPRVKLHDPFHKQEFLKYYYLDLAPFHRKDGVLFSNVWDEVIGRDLRKNIPVVYLLSTTSNFTKDIITAVSVKFPKNMATYNKNGYAMIQIFGLENIYETILNRDLFLVTIPETFEQKFHTLKVLQYTSAAEIPMKEYLVHCERPVNLLPEHLNDLQNFELNMQQFEAVQKALSQRVTVIHGYPGTGKSLVFHHIMKHLLSRTSHKILVVSYRNSFLDDAMVRCLTLTNSIVRVGTSVTEEGLKNYVLPEEILVKDKRFIKIINRTLYEFQSAVIEFNATSANPPEYEEGQQNPIDKKFQNVYHKLLKEADLLPFQYYLTRHNMRIMGITSVGAAKYRLYVEFFRPTVVIVEDAALLPEPHLITALKNSTEHLIMIGDPTQISFGKTTFPNHLPGTTYFERTIEKGYAVKLNIQYRMHPDIAELVRDVFFNDLVDGDDVRNILPISGIGRNLFCVTTTIEPIEVANRELLGLCANNFAYYKIAYATKENVATLLFISKLVLYLFNHGYTKNDIVILTSDDAHEDAVERCMSIFTIYKNVQVKSINHFAGKECRLGIVCLLRNENEKEIGFPEEEGILSSLLTRAREGLIIVENLSTMPEENQVWKRVSSKLREMQAIATYFPARCEVHGAEIKMVTYLDFEIFINEGCSIGSRLPCMDGRHPCLMG; encoded by the exons ATGGATGAAGGTGCAGGAAGCTCTAAAAGTGGTGGCTATGGTAGCCCACGGGGTAAGAGGACCCAACGATCACCGCCATCTCCACCAATGAATCCTTCAGGAGGGGCAATTCGAAAAGCTCGCCAAGAGAGCCCTTCCCCGGAAAAAAGTATGGCGGTCCCTGGAAGCCCTCAAg AAGGAATAAAACGTCGCAATAAGCCGCCACCAATCGAGTTAGGTTTGTTATCCACTTGGAGAGACAGAAATAAGGAACCTGATCGTTCCGATTCACCAATATCACCGGCATCACCAAAAGTACCGATATCACCAAGATCGCCAAAAGTTACTGAGCCTAGCGCTGATTTCGAAAAAGAATTGGAAGAGCTGAAAAAAGCTCCCCACATGTCtgatgaaaaacttttatcatTTCTAATGATGGATTCCGTGCAAGCATCACTTGAAATATTCGCGAAAATTGAGCCATTCATTCGTACAGTTCACTATGAAGAGAATACCCATGGAACTGTTGTCATCCTCATAAATATCCTGGGCAAATTGCATGAGACtccaattaaatttctccTGGAAGACTTAATGCGACCCATTTTGGCAGAAAACACCAAATTTCACCATGGCCTTACGGAATACATAAATTATGCCATTTACCTTCAGATGAACAATGAAGTTAATTCGATTCCTTACGCCGATGGAGTTTGGAGCAGTTTGGAGAGAATCTGCAAGTATGCAAAGAAGATTGAAGGATTAACCGGAACCAACAACTGTTGGGCTTCCCTCACTGGGCACATATGTCGCATACTCCACGGGAATAAACATGAAGCTTtcgttgaaaaatatttgatattcaGTGGATTGTATGAAGAATTGAGACACAATTACTTCTATAGCGGGAAGATTTATGCCACACTGCATGATTTGCAAAACCCCAAACTTCATATACCTCAAATCACAAATGGGTCATTCAGGAATGTGCACGATTACTTGGATTTTcaagttaattatttaaaagattacTTCCTATCTCGAGTTGGTGAAGGAATAGCCCAGTATAATGCGCTCGATAAGGAACAGAAGAAAAAGGCTGTCTTTAGGGACTTTTATGGCATAAACATCTATCCACGCGTGAAACTCCACGACCCATTTCATAAAcaagagtttttaaaatacTACTATCTTGATTTGGCGCCCTTCCACCGGAAGGACGGTGTATTGTTCTCAAACGTTTGGGACGAAGTAATTGGAAGGGATTTACGTAAAAATATTCCAGTGGTTTACCTTCTGTCTACAACAAGTAATTTCACG aaGGACATCATCACAGCCGTATCAGTTAAGTTTCCAAAAAATATGGCGACATACAATAAAAATGGTTATGCTATGATTCAAATTTTCGGATTGGAAAATATCTATGAAACTATCCTCAACAGGGATCTATTCCTTGTAACAATACCTGAGacttttgaacaaaaatttcatacaCTAAAAGTCCTTCAGTACACATCTGCAGCGGAAATTCCAATGAAGGAATACTTGGTTCATTGTGAGAGGCCCGTGAATCTGCTGCCTGAGCATTTGAatgatttgcaaaattttgaactGAATATGCAGCAATTTGAGGCAGTCCAAAAAGCGCTTTCGCAAAGAGTGACCGTAATTCATGGATATCCTGGAACTGGAAAGTCACTTGTCTTTCATCATATCATGAAGCATTtgctttctagaacatcacaCAAAATTCTAGTGGTTTCCTACCGAAATTCCTTTTTGGATGATGCCATGGTGCGTTGTTTGACACTAACGAATAGTATTGTTCGAGTTGGCACTTCCGTAACTGAAGAAGGCTTAAAGAATTACGTGCTGCCGGAAGAGATCTTagtaaaagataaaagatttattaaaatcatcaACAGAACATTATACGAATTTCAATCAGCAGTAATAGAATTTAATGCTACATCGGCAAATCCTCCAGAATACGAAGAAGGTCAACAGAATCCCATTGacaagaaatttcaaaatgtctACCACAAGCTTTTGAAGGAAGCTGATTTGTTGCCCTTTCAATACTATTTAACTCGCCACAATATGAGAATAATGGGGATTACGTCAGTTGGAGCTGCAAAATATCGTTTGTATGTGGAATTCTTTCGTCCCACAgttg TTATCGTGGAAGATGCTGCATTGTTGCCTGAGCCACATCTCATTACAGCCTTAAAAAACTCCACAGAACATTTGATTATGATTGGAGATCCGACGCAGATTTCCTTCGGCAAAACTACATTTCCGAATCATCTCCCTGGAACAACATACTTTGAACGAACAATTGAAAAAGGGTATGCAGTCAAACTGAATATTCAATACAGGATGCACCCGGAT atTGCTGAATTGGTACGTGACGTTTTCTTCAATGATCTTGTTGATGGGGATGATGTGAGAAATATCCTACCCATTAGTGGAATTGGAAGAAATCTCTTCTGCGTCACAACAACTATTGAACCAATCGAAGTTGCGAACAGAGAACTGCTTGGTTTATGTGCCAACAACTTTGCTTACTATAAAATCGCCTACgctacaaaagaaaatgtcgcCACCCTGCTTTTTATTTCGAAACTTGTACTTTATTTGTTCAATCATGGGTATACCAAAAACGATATTGTAATACTGACATCGGATGATGCACATGAAGATGCTGTTGAACGCTGTATGTCAATCTTTACGATATACAAAAATGTTCAAGTCAAGTCGATTAATCACTTTGCTGGCAAAGAATGTCGTCTGGGAATTGTTTGTCTTctaagaaatgaaaatgagaaggAAATTGGATTTCCAGAGGAGGAAGGAATTCTCAGCTCACTCTTGACTCGAGCACGAGAAG GTCTGATTATTGTTGAAAATCTAAGCACCATGCCGGAAGAAAATCAAGTCTGGAAGAGAGTGTCATCGAAGTTACGGGAAATGCAAGCTATTGCAACATATTTTCCGGCTAGATGTGAAGTACACGGAGCTGAGATAAAAATGGTGACCTACCTGGACTTTGAGATCTTTATCAATGAAGGCTGTAGTATTGGAAGTAGATTACCATGTATGGATGGAAGACATCCGTGCCTGATGGgttga
- the LOC129787693 gene encoding NFX1-type zinc finger-containing protein 1-like — translation MDTIEPGEVPLEGHKMCGEDDENLKEKKEMSPSNVKENSGKIDHQKDVQSDGAAGDVPTHPANASGSAEAPQDSASQNNVRPLRISKYASRKFSLNELEGILALDTFSAFLSIMSDVLKFENTVLEDGKSHETIIMLILILGKLHKVPLRHHLKELTNRIFGHNATFRNDIMIYVKYAANLEEHNEPNPLPRADQVWASLETFCRYAKRFQESKNCWISCTRGLCRILDGKTHRTLVKMRVKLTKLLEKLENNYFYKGTLYASVQDMKRKPEYVLPKIKNGKFEGIGDFLEYHILHGRAFFLGHLLDGLQGYRELDEEQKNGVLLKDVNGSNIFPCVRIFPHYPPFMEMGKKLFLMDLAPNKRTFGRLPKDVREEVTEEKLRLGNMVPLFLSTSSEFNDIIVAVVPHVPERAREQGFVIIDIVYMENVKESIFNKDLFLLTIPCKFVTKYFTLEFLEKISSATFPMKEFFIDCEESTNIAGNVDFTAELANDASLQLMDQEQLKALEMGLKKRLTIIHGPPGTGKTAVAVKIAECLLVDPSTRILLVSHKNWVLDRMTLKFSSLTDEIVRIGTFIHDPEIEKFTLSPIETDLKYGRVKSNAYNQCVSAKKDFVDAMESFKVRGEEAAEDVRETLRIHREAIDKFDQIYRMWMYFGCQDKRILAMTTTATAKYHDLVELLCPTVVIFDEVSEVSEARIVNSLTEDVQQLILIGDINLQEEHWRECNLEMGAECTKLNLFARMIDNGLNNVRLSMQYRMHPEIADLVRGTLYDDYHDAEVVKSYEPIRGVQQRIFCVTHENLSALPDEEIAFLRKKFPPKDPNGDSLQSKEDFYQNLFCLGLASYLRQQNYQPNEIVLLTMEDENADAMLSLLDHFPLLRDVEVSTKVGFQCSEARIVIFFAGHVKLFNEYVCVCMTRAKEGLYIVNRLKDSEEEEKKNDPAAKEFRAWNEIMEKLKAKGATGSGIPLKCEKHNEEMIASGIEDFLKLNEEGCPKGAAVPKTNPCFDDVQNAD, via the exons ATGGACACGATAGAGCCAGGGGAAGTACCGTTGGAAGGCCATAAGATGTGCGGTGAGGATGATGagaatttgaaggaaaagaaggaaatgagTCCTTCAaacgtaaaagaaaattccggGAAGATTGATCATCAGAAGGATGTTCAGAGCGATGGAGCTGCAGGGGATGTTCCAACCCATCCTGCGAATGCTTCCGGATCTGCTGAAGCACCTCAAG ATTCTGCAAGTCAGAACAATGTGAGGCCCTTAAGAATTTCCAAGTATGCCTCCCGAAAATTCTCCCTTAATGAACTCGAGGGAATTCTGGCATTGGATACCTTCTCGGCATTTTTGAGTATCATGAGTGATGTGTTAAAATTCGAAAACACCGTTCTGGAAGATGGAAAATCCCACGAAACCATCATCATGCTCATCCTGATTCTGGGAAAGCTCCACAAAGTCCCTCTTCGGCATCACCTAAAGGAACTCACCAATAGAATCTTTGGCCACAACGCCACCTTTCGCAACGATATTATGATCTATGTGAAGTATGCTGCTAATCTTGAGGAGCATAATGAACCGAATCCCCTTCCCCGAGCTGACCAAGTTTGGGCAAGTTTGGAAACCTTCTGTAGGTACGCAAAGAGATTTCAGGAGTCCAAAAATTGCTGGATTTCATGCACTCGAGGACTCTGCCGAATTCTCGATGGGAAGACCCACAGAACCCTCGTGAAGATGCGCGTGAAGCTCACAAAGCTCCTTGAGAAATTGGAGAATAATTATTTCTACAAAGGGACACTCTATGCCAGTGTTCAGGACATGAAAAGGAAGCCAGAGTATGTCCTTCCAAAGATTAAAAATGGAAAGTTCGAAGGAATTGGTGATTTCTTGGAATATCACATCCTACATGGAAGAGCTTTTTTCCTGGGGCATCTCCTTGATGGCCTTCAGGGGTACAGAGAGTTGGATGAGGAGCAGAAGAACGGGGTTCTCCTGAAGGATGTCAATGGCTCTAATATTTTCCCATGCGTGAGGATTTTTCCGCATTATCCGCCTTTTATGGAAATGGGGAAGAAACTTTTCCTCATGGATTTGGCGCCAAATAAACGAACCTTTGGGAGGCTGCCCAAGGATGTCAGGGAGGAAGTTACAGAGGAGAAGTTGCGTCTGGGAAATATGGTTCCGCTCTTCCTCTCAACATCGTCAGAATTCAAT gacATCATTGTTGCTGTAGTTCCACACGTTCCGGAAAGAGCCAGGGAACAGGGTTTCGTCATTATTGACATTGTCTACATGGAGAATGTTAAGGAGAGTATTTTCAACAAGGATCTCTTTCTCCTAACAATTCCCTGCAAATTTGTAACAAAATACTTTACGCTGGAATTTCTGGAGAAGATCTCCTCCGCAACATTTCCAATGAAGGAATTCTTCATTGATTGCGAAGAATCAACCAATATTGCGGGGAATGTTGATTTCACTGCTGAGCTGGCAAATGACGCCTCCCTGCAGTTGATGGATCAAGAGCAATTGAAAGCACTTGAGATGGGTCTCAAGAAGAGATTGACCATAATTCATGGACCTCCTGGCACGGGAAAGACTGCGGTTGCTGTAAAAATTGCAGAATGTCTCTTGGTTGATCCATCAACGAGAATCCTCCTTGTAAGTCATAAAAATTGGGTTTTGGACAGGATGACActgaaattttcatctctcacCGATGAAATTGTCCGGATTGGAACATTTATTCATGATCCGGAGATTGAGAAGTTCACCTTGAGTCCCATTGAAACGGACTTGAAGTATGGACGCGTTAAGAGCAATGCATACAACCAGTGTGTGAGTGCGAAGAAGGATTTCGTTGATGCGATGGAAAGCTTCAAGGTTCGTGGAGAAGAAGCTGCGGAAGACGTCCGGGAGACTCTTCGTATCCACCGTGAGGCGATTGATAAGTTTGATCAAATTTATCGAATGTGGATGTACTTTGGATGCCAGGATAAGCGTATTTTGGCCATGACTACAACTGCAACGGCAAAATATCACGATCTTGTGGAATTGCTTTGTCCTACAGTTg tgaTTTTTGATGAAGTTTCGGAAGTATCTGAAGCGCGTATTGTTAATTCACTAACAGAGGATGTGCAACAACTGATCCTGATTGGAGATATTAATCTTCAGGAGGAGCATTGGCGCGAATGTAACCTGGAAATGGGCGCCGAATGTACCAAATTGAATCTCTTCGCCAGAATGATTGATAATGGATTGAATAATGTCCGGTTGAGCATGCAGTATCGAATGCATCCCGAG ATTGCTGACTTGGTGCGTGGGACCCTCTACGATGATTACCACGATGCTGAAGTGGTTAAGAGCTACGAACCAATTCGTGGGGTAcaacagagaattttctgtGTTACTCATGAAAATCTCAGCGCGCTTCCGGATGAAGAGATTGCGTTTCTTCGAAAgaaatttccccccaaagaCCCCAATGGTGATTCGTTGCAATCAAAGGaggatttttatcaaaatctctTCTGTCTCGGCTTGGCGAGTTATCTTCGTCAGCAAAATTACCAGCCCAATGAGATTGTCCTCTTGACAATGGAAGATGAGAATGCGGATGCAATGCTTTCACTTTTGGACCATTTTCCACTTCTCAGAGATGTTGAAGTTAGCACGAAAGTTGGCTTCCAGTGCAGTGAGGCGCGTATTGTGATCTTCTTCGCAGGGCATGTTAAGTTATTTAATGAATATGTTTGCGTCTGCATGACCAGAGCAAAAGAAG GCCTATACATCGTGAACAGATTGAAGGACTCCgaagaagaggaaaagaaaaatgatccaGCTGCAAAGGAATTTCGCGCATGGAATGAAATAATGGAAAAACTAAAGGCTAAAGGAGCAACAGGTTCGGGTATTCCACTAAAGTGCGAGAAGCACAATGAGGAGatgattgcaagtggaattgagGATTTTCTCAAACTGAATGAAGAGGGTTGTCCAAAAGGTGCTGCTGTGCCCAAGACGAATCCTTGCTTTGATGATGTACAAAATGCAGATTAA